TCAAACGAATTTCGGTGGTACTGGAATCTCAACCAGTTGTCCATCGCCTACAGCTCTCGCTCTCGGCTTAGGCCCCGACTAACCCTGAGTGGACGAACCTTCCTCAGGAAACCTTAGATTTTCGGTGGACAGGATTCTCACCTGCCTTACGCTACTCATGCCAACATTCTCTCTCGTATACAGTCCACATAGACTTCCATCTCTGCTTCTGCCCGTATACGATGCTCCTCTACCAACATCATTACTGATATTCCAAAGCTTCGGTAGTAAGTTTTAGCCCCGTTTATCTTCGGCGCAGAGCCACTCGACTAGTGAGCTATTACGCACTCTTTAAATGAGTGGCTGCTTCTAAGCCAACATCCTAGCTGTTTATGCAGCTCCACATCCTTTTCCACTTAACTTACATTTTGGGACCTTAGCTGTTGGTCTGGGCTGTTTCCCTTTCGACTATGAAACTTATCTCACATAGTCTGACTCCCAAGTTTAATACTTCGGCATTCGGAGTTTGATAGTTTTCGGTAACCGGTGAAGGCCCCTAGAACATTCAGTGCTCTACCTCCGAGTATCACATTCCTTGAGGCTAGCCCTAAAGCTATTTCGAGGAGAACCAGCTATATCCGGGTTCGATTGGAATTTCACCGCTATCCACACGTCATCCCAGCCTTTTTCAACAGACATGAGTTCGGTCCTCCACGAGATTTTACTCTCGCTTCAACCTGCACATGGATAGGTCACCCGGTTTCGGGTCTACAGCATATAACTAACTCGCCCTTTTAAGACTCGCTTTCGCTTCGGCTCCGGTGCTCCAGCACCTTAACCTCGCTACACACCATAACTCGTTGGCCCGTTCTACAAAAAGTACAAGGTCACTTGCGCTCCCTTTGCTTGTAAGCATAAGGTTTCAGGTTCTCTTTCACTCCCCTCCCGGGGTTCTTTTCACCTTTCCCTCACGGTACTATTCTCTATCGGTCACTAGGTAGTATTTAGGCTTGGGGGGTGGGCCCCCCGGCTTCCCACCGGGTTTCACGTGTCCGGTGGTACTCTGGATCCACTCTGCATCTTGTGCATTTCGTCTACGGGACTTTTACCCTCTTCGGTCTGCCTTTCCAAACAGCTTCGACTATACACGCCATACGTCATGAGTGTCCTCAACCCCATAGTAAACTATGGTTTGGCCTCTTTCCCTTTCGCTCGCCGCTACTTAGGAAATCGATGTTTCTTTCTCTTCCTCCGGGTACTTAGATGTTTCAGTTCCCCGGGTTACCTTCTCTATGACTATATATTCATCATAGGATACCTACGCATTACCATAGGTGGGTTCCCCCATTCGGACATCTGCGGGTTCACGGATGTTTGCTCCTCACCGCAGCTTTTCGCAGCTTGCCACGTCCTTCGTCGGCTCCTAGTGCCAAGGCATTCACCTTATGCTCTTTATTGCTTGACCAGCATTTTACCTGTTTAGCGTTAAACAGGATTTGTATTTGTTAAGAAACTTCGCTTTAGTAAAAAAGCTTGCATTTCTTCTGGTTTCTCGGTTTGAAGCCCTGCCTGTATCTTGATACAGCGCGCAGGCCTCATACGGAAATTCTCTGGCTTTAGCCAGTTTGAATTTTTCCGTTAAATCGTAGTCATATTTTACACCCGACATCATTCTTCCTTGCCTCTCGGCTCGAAAAGACTCTGTCTTGTTATATAACTGTTTGCTATCTATTCTCATAGATAACCTCGATTTCGTTGTCAATTTGTATGAAGATATTTTCATATCACATACTTTTGATTTCTGATATTTATTGCATATTATCCAGTTTTCAAAGTACATCCCTGAACTTCTTCCAAAGTTCTGGTGGCTTAAAAGAATCCTTTCCTTTTCAGGTTCTCATCCCTTTAGACCTTTTCACACATTAAAAAATGTGTTCTGGTGGGCTTGGGAGGACTCGAACCTCCGACCTCACGCTTATCAGGCGTGCGCTCTAACCACCTGAGCTACAAGCCCATGTATAAAACTCATAGTGCAAAAGACTTTAGTCTCCTTAGAAAGGAGGTGATCCAGCCGCACCTTCCGATACGGCTACCTTGTTACGACTTCACCCCAGTCATTGGTTTTGCCTTAGGCAGCCTATTTACTAGCCGACTTCGGGCACCCCCAACTTCCATGGTGTGACGGGCGGTGTGTACAAGACCCGGGAACGCATTCACCGCAGCATTCTGATCTGCGATTACTAGCAACTCCAACTTCATGCAGGCGAGTTGCAGCCTGCAATCCGAACTGGGACTGGTTTTCTAAGATTTGCTCCACTTCACAGTCTCGCTTCTCTCTGTTCCAGCCATTGTAGCACGTGTGTAGCCCAGAACATAAGGGGCATGATGATTTGACGTCATCCCCACCTTCCTCCGTGTTATCCACGGCAGTCTCAATAGAGTGCCCATCTTACTGCTGGCAACTATTGACAAGGGTTGCGCTCGTTGCGGGACTTAACCCAACATCTCACGACACGAGCTGACGACAACCATGCACCACCTGTCTCTACTGTCCGAAGAAGGACCCCGTTACGGGTCTGTCAGTAGGATGTCAAGTCCTGGTAAGGTTCTTCGCGTTGCTTCGAATTAAACCACATGCTCCGCTGCTTGTGCGGGTCCCCGTCAATTCCTTTGAGTTTCACACTTGCGTGCGTACTCCCCAGGCGGAGCACTTAATGCGTTAACTGCGGCACCGAAGCCTTGCGGCCCCGACACCTAGTGCTCATCGTTTACGGCGTGGACTACCAGGGTATCTAATCCTGTTTGCTCCCCACGCTTTCGTGCCTCAGTGTCAGTTACAGTCCAGAAAGCCGCCTTCGCCACTGGTGTTCCTCCTAATATCTACGCATTTCACCGCTACACTAGGAATTCCGCTTTCCTCTCCTGCACTCAAGCCAGACAGTTCGCAAGGCTTACAATAGTTAAGCTATTGCCTTTCACCCCACGCTTACCTGGCCACCTACGCACTCTTTACGCCCAATAATTCCGGATAACGCTCGCCCCCTACGTATTACCGCGGCTGCTGGCACGTAGTTAGCCGGGGCTTCCTCAGAAGGTACCGTCATTTCTTTCTTCCCTTCCAACAGAGCTTTACGACCCAAAGGCCTTCTTCGCTCACGCGGCGTTGCTGCATCAGGCTTTCGCCCATTGTGCAATATTCCCCACTGCTGCCTCCCGTAGGAGTTTGGACCGTGTCTCAGTTCCAATGTGGCCGATTACCCTCTCAGGTCGGCTACTGATCGTTGCCTTGGTAGGCCGTTACCCTACCAACTAGCTAATCAGACGCAGGCCCATCTCATGCCGATAAATCTTTGACCAGAAGAACATGTGTTCCTCCAGCGTCATGAGGTCTTAATCCCGGTTTCCCGAGGCTATCCCTCTGCATGAGGCAGGTTGCCTACGCGTTACTCACCCGTCCGCCGCTTTCCATCTACTCGCTCTTCCGAAGATTCGCTTGTAGATTTCTCGCTCGACTTGCATGTGTTAGGCACGCCGCCAGCGTTCATCCTGAGCCAGGATCAAACTCTTTATTAAATGGTATCTTACTCGTCTTTCCTCTGCATCTCACCTTTACAGATCGACTTAGAATTGAACGAGATAAAATCGAGTCTCTAACTCAAGCTAAACGCGTTTGCGTTTTGCTGATTCTTTAATTTATGCAAAGCATAAATCCTAGAATTATTGTTGTTTTTTAGAATTGTACGTTGACTCATTCAACTTTGAATTCGTCTTACCAATTAAAGCCTTAACCGAATTTACATTCAAATTATAGCTTTAAGTGTGTTGTACTTAGTTTTGAGAACAAGTTAATGTTCTCTTGACTAATTCTTTTACACTATGAAGTTTTCAAGGTTCATGCGCTTCTGCGGTTTACACCGTCAGCGCCGTTCCGTAAGGAACTTTTATATCATAATACTATTCCGCAACTTTGTCAACATCTTTTTTCGTCTTTTTTCAACTTAATTCATAAATTTGAATTTTGTAGTAAAAGCAAAATATAGTCTGCTTTTATGCCTTATCTGGCTTAAACTACAAGATGTAGAGACATTCTCCTTTTAGTAAGGATACGCCCTGTCTCACGGGACAGCTTTATTAGGATACCAAACTATGCTCTCTCTGTCAACACTTTTTTCAAGTTTTTTGATTTTTTGTTGTAATTTAAATATTTTATTCTATAGGCTCAATTTCCCGGGCTAGTTCCGTTGATTTTTTAGCCTGTTTTATTTATTTTCAATTTTATTGAGCGGCCGCTGTCTTTTTCTGAACTCTCAAGTTCGATATAGCCTGAGTTGGACATTCCTTTTCACAAAGTCCGCAGTTTCTGCATTTATCAAAATCAATTCTTGCCAGATTATCTGTTACGGCTATGGCGTCAAACTTGCAGGCCTTTTCGCACTTTTTACAAGCGATGCAGGCAACCTGACAGATTTTTCTTGCTTTCGCACCAGGCTCGGTTGACTTACAAGCTACATATACAAGCTTATTTTTCCCTGCGATGGTAATCACATGGTTAGGACACGCCTTTTCGCACATACCGCATCCTATGCAGGCTTCTCTATCTACCACTGCTACTCCGTCGCAGACTTTTATGGCGTTATACTGACAGACTGAAACGCAGTCGCCAAGCCCCAAACAGCCCTGTGCGCAAGCCCAATTCCCCCCGTAGAAATTCTTAGCGGCAGCGCAGGTCTGCAACCCCTTATACTCCATAATTTGTTTCGTATTTTCATTATTTCCTTTACATTTAACGAAAGCAACCTGCGGCTCCACTGCCGCAGCTTCTACCCCAAGGATTGACGCAACCGCCGATGCGGTTTCTGCTCCTCCTACCGGACATAGGCTCGGACTTAATGAATGATCCGCACCAATAGCCGCCGCATAGTCATCACAGCCTGCAAACCCACAAGCACCACAATTGGCACCCGGAAGCACTTCACGAACCTGAGATACGGTTTCATCAACGGGAACAAAAAATACTTTTGACGCAATCGTTAGAACAATGCCTGCGACCAGACCCATCACTACTAATAATATTACCGGTGTCATCATATTGTTTTCCTCCCTTTTAACCGAATATGCCCTGAACTACTCCGCTGAATCCCATGAATGAAAGGGACAGGATAGAAGCTCCGATAAGTACCATAGGAATTCCCTGGAACGCTTTTGGCGTGTCAGCAACTTCCATCTTCTGCCGCATGCCGGAGAACAGCACCATCGCCAGCAGGAATCCGACACCGGCTGCAAAGGAGTTGGCAATAGATTCCACAAAATTAAATTCACTTTTAATATTCATGATCGTCACGCCCAGTACCGCACAATTTGTTGTAATAAGAGGAAGATATACACCCAACGCTTTATGAAGAGAAGGGATGAACTTCTTCAGGAACATTTCCAAGAACTGTACCAAAGCTGCAATAATCAGAATGAACGTTACTGTCTGTAAATATCCAATGTTGTATTTATCTAGTAAAAAAACTTGAATCGGCCACGTGCACGCTGTTGCAAGAACCATGACAAATGTTACCGCGATTCCCATCCCTACAGCAGAATCTAATTTTTTAGATACACCGAGGAAGGGACAAATGCCCAGGAATTGAGCCAGCACAAAGTTATTGACCAGCGCAACGGACATCATAATCATAAGAATTTCTTTCATGATTTGCATCCTCCTTTATCGGCAGAGTTGCAGGTACTGCACATAGCACAGCCTTCACAGCCAAACTCTTTCTTTTTTATGGCTTTACCTTTGGATATATAGTTGATCCCGGCAACTAAAATGCTGTAAACGAAAAATCCGCCGGGAGCCAGCATAAAAATGGACATTGGAGTAAATCCGCTGCCAAAAACAGGTATATTAAACAAAGTTCCGGCTCCCAACAGCTCTCTGATGAATCCCATACATCCCAGTGCCAGTGTGAACCCAAGCCCCATGCCAAGTCCGTCCAAAGCGGAATCGATCACAGAGTTCTTATTGGCGAACATCTCTGCTCTTCCCAAAATAATGCAGTTTACTACGATCAGCGGAATAAAGAG
This region of Aminipila luticellarii genomic DNA includes:
- a CDS encoding RnfABCDGE type electron transport complex subunit B; translated protein: MMTPVILLVVMGLVAGIVLTIASKVFFVPVDETVSQVREVLPGANCGACGFAGCDDYAAAIGADHSLSPSLCPVGGAETASAVASILGVEAAAVEPQVAFVKCKGNNENTKQIMEYKGLQTCAAAKNFYGGNWACAQGCLGLGDCVSVCQYNAIKVCDGVAVVDREACIGCGMCEKACPNHVITIAGKNKLVYVACKSTEPGAKARKICQVACIACKKCEKACKFDAIAVTDNLARIDFDKCRNCGLCEKECPTQAISNLRVQKKTAAAQ
- the rsxA gene encoding electron transport complex subunit RsxA, which encodes MKEILMIMMSVALVNNFVLAQFLGICPFLGVSKKLDSAVGMGIAVTFVMVLATACTWPIQVFLLDKYNIGYLQTVTFILIIAALVQFLEMFLKKFIPSLHKALGVYLPLITTNCAVLGVTIMNIKSEFNFVESIANSFAAGVGFLLAMVLFSGMRQKMEVADTPKAFQGIPMVLIGASILSLSFMGFSGVVQGIFG
- the rsxE gene encoding electron transport complex subunit RsxE; translated protein: MSKLGIVTKGIIKENPTLVLLLGTCPTLATTSSLINGLGMGISATAVLICSNIVISMLKNVIQDKVRIPCYIVVIAGFVTCVQFLIKAYAPALDKALGLFIPLIVVNCIILGRAEMFANKNSVIDSALDGLGMGLGFTLALGCMGFIRELLGAGTLFNIPVFGSGFTPMSIFMLAPGGFFVYSILVAGINYISKGKAIKKKEFGCEGCAMCSTCNSADKGGCKS